Proteins from a genomic interval of Kitasatospora kifunensis:
- a CDS encoding alpha/beta fold hydrolase → MPVGARLLRVDGTVLHVRCEGSGPVCVLSGGLGCAWFDWDAVAALLVPHRTVVRFDRPGYGLSASAAAAPTLRGEAERIRRILSVLGLAGPATVVGHSMAAFHVEAFARLHPERTSAVVLVDGSTEPHARERPLPRARVRAARLAAGVARGLAVPYLLGPPGRRLVVRLATACGRDPAPRLLVRRCYRPWRALRAALLENTCYRDQAAQLLVLRAELPLPAPVVVLAADDGSASRRARRHRARQRQLALALGGRLTVAAPSGHLLMLDRPEAVAAAVLTANDSAD, encoded by the coding sequence TTGCCCGTCGGCGCTCGGCTGCTGCGCGTCGACGGCACCGTGCTGCACGTCCGCTGTGAGGGCAGCGGCCCGGTCTGCGTGCTGAGCGGCGGGCTCGGCTGCGCCTGGTTCGACTGGGACGCGGTGGCGGCGCTGCTCGTCCCGCACCGCACCGTGGTCCGCTTCGATCGCCCCGGCTACGGACTGAGCGCGTCGGCCGCCGCGGCGCCCACGCTGCGCGGCGAGGCCGAGCGGATCCGCCGGATCCTCTCCGTACTCGGCCTGGCCGGCCCGGCCACCGTGGTCGGCCACTCGATGGCCGCCTTCCACGTCGAGGCCTTCGCCCGGCTGCATCCCGAGCGCACCAGCGCGGTGGTGCTGGTGGACGGGAGCACCGAGCCGCACGCCAGGGAGCGTCCGCTGCCCCGCGCGCGGGTGCGCGCGGCGCGGCTGGCGGCGGGGGTGGCGCGCGGCCTGGCCGTGCCGTACCTGCTCGGGCCGCCCGGGCGGCGGCTGGTGGTGCGGCTGGCCACCGCCTGCGGGCGCGACCCGGCGCCGCGCCTCTTGGTGCGCCGCTGCTACCGGCCCTGGCGGGCGTTGCGCGCGGCCCTGCTCGAGAACACCTGCTACCGGGATCAGGCAGCCCAACTGCTCGTACTGAGAGCCGAGTTGCCGCTTCCGGCGCCGGTGGTGGTGCTGGCCGCCGACGACGGGAGCGCCTCGCGCCGGGCGCGGCGCCACCGCGCGCGGCAGCGGCAACTCGCCTTGGCACTCGGTGGCCGGCTGACGGTTGCCGCACCGAGTGGGCACCTGCTGATGCTGGACCGGCCGGAGGCCGTGGCGGCGGCGGTGCTCACGGCGAACGACAGTGCCGACTAA
- a CDS encoding sensor histidine kinase, which yields MIARAKGWAERSIGWLWRPERRWHPWAVDLLLVVPAALDALLNLPSTHDWHFAVSLVAAAALLVRRRFPRTVLLLTLPGLYAGNALLAAMIAGYTVARSERARWQKSLAALLVVLGSFLPWPITAFRTESLSTLTQQLIFATMLGIGPVALGLLAQTRRDLSERVAELAEVRDQERALYAKTVIAAERARIAREMHDVVSHQAGLIAVQAGALQVTTKDPATRETAATLRGLAVATLEELRSMILVLRAAGAGPTELVPQPRLADLPRLVAAAEVAATLRVDGCLERPLPEPVERAAYRTVQEALTNVRKHAPGTDTRVLVRITPTTLHVTVCNDAPTGPCPDSGLPGGRHGLIGLRERAALLGGTIEAAPEPDGGFAVRLRLPLPDLAIDLIDHQAA from the coding sequence GTGATAGCCAGAGCGAAGGGGTGGGCGGAGCGGTCGATCGGCTGGCTCTGGCGTCCCGAGCGGCGCTGGCACCCGTGGGCGGTGGACCTGCTCCTGGTGGTGCCCGCCGCACTGGACGCCCTGCTGAACCTGCCGTCGACGCACGACTGGCACTTCGCGGTCTCCCTGGTGGCGGCCGCCGCCCTGCTGGTGCGCCGCCGCTTCCCGCGCACCGTCCTGCTGCTCACCCTCCCCGGCCTGTACGCGGGCAACGCGCTGCTCGCCGCCATGATCGCCGGCTACACCGTGGCCCGCAGCGAGCGAGCGCGGTGGCAGAAGTCGCTCGCGGCGCTGCTGGTGGTGCTGGGCAGCTTCCTGCCCTGGCCGATCACCGCCTTCCGGACGGAGAGCCTGAGCACTCTCACCCAGCAGCTGATCTTCGCGACCATGCTGGGCATCGGCCCGGTGGCGCTCGGGCTGCTCGCCCAGACCAGGCGCGACCTCTCCGAGCGGGTGGCCGAGCTGGCCGAGGTGCGCGACCAGGAGCGCGCGCTCTACGCGAAGACGGTGATCGCCGCGGAGCGGGCCCGGATCGCCCGCGAGATGCACGACGTGGTCTCGCACCAGGCCGGACTGATCGCGGTGCAGGCCGGCGCCCTCCAGGTGACCACCAAGGACCCGGCCACCCGGGAGACGGCCGCCACCCTGCGCGGTCTGGCGGTGGCCACCCTCGAAGAGCTGCGCTCGATGATCCTGGTGCTGCGGGCGGCGGGGGCCGGGCCGACCGAGCTGGTGCCGCAACCCCGGCTGGCCGACCTGCCGCGCCTGGTGGCCGCCGCCGAGGTGGCCGCCACCCTGCGGGTGGACGGGTGCCTTGAGCGGCCGTTGCCCGAGCCGGTGGAGCGGGCGGCCTACCGCACGGTGCAGGAGGCGCTGACCAACGTGCGCAAGCACGCGCCCGGCACCGACACCCGGGTACTGGTCCGGATCACCCCGACGACGCTGCACGTCACGGTGTGCAATGACGCGCCGACCGGGCCGTGCCCGGACTCCGGGCTGCCGGGCGGGCGGCACGGCCTGATCGGGCTGCGCGAGCGGGCCGCACTGCTGGGCGGCACGATCGAGGCCGCGCCCGAGCCGGACGGCGGCTTCGCGGTCCGGCTGCGACTCCCGCTGCCCGACCTGGCCATCGACCTGATTGATCATCAAGCCGCTTAG
- a CDS encoding MFS transporter, with the protein MSVLQQPTAPPTPPEPSQPPRTPLWRRWTSPVWIATAAALVMGLLWARFMAGVTADLSAQFAWADFMAKHPGSAYNFSWYGGIHPASYSLLAPSLMALFGVRTIAVAASVLSTALLTVLLQRTGVRRPLPAALFGAFSLTCDIAAGRVTFALGAMFALAAVVVAGEQRSANWWRVSAVALCALLATTASPVAGLFVDVAAAALLLTKRYRTGWAMAVPPPVVVLGTAALFPFSGVDPISASTAIFSAGTALVVALLVPKDWRAVRFGALVYALGSGLTLAFETPIGMNVQRLALIFGGVVLLAVLSNEHWRRVRSWRRLTALIVGFGVSVYWTITANIVGIPTPTPTGQADGLIAELHRLNAEQSRVEAVPMLNHYESWRLADAVELARGWNRQADVQRNPLFYDKTNKLLTPAGYHDWLQRWAVGYVALPTGPTDTAGVAEAALVRTGPSWLQEVWHDDNWRLFRFTDAQPLAAAPATVQRADAAGIQLTVSAAGPVQLRVPYSPWLTVHGPGGACLSQDGDWTKLTVTAPGDYRIDARYQLPRGSAC; encoded by the coding sequence GTGAGCGTTCTGCAGCAGCCCACCGCACCCCCGACACCGCCGGAGCCCAGCCAGCCGCCACGCACGCCACTCTGGCGGCGCTGGACCTCCCCGGTGTGGATCGCCACCGCGGCCGCGCTGGTCATGGGCCTGCTCTGGGCACGCTTCATGGCCGGGGTCACCGCCGACCTCTCGGCGCAGTTCGCCTGGGCGGACTTCATGGCCAAGCACCCGGGCTCGGCGTACAACTTCTCCTGGTACGGCGGCATCCACCCCGCCTCCTACAGCCTGCTCGCACCTTCGCTGATGGCCCTGTTCGGGGTGCGCACCATCGCCGTGGCGGCAAGCGTGCTCTCGACCGCGCTGCTCACCGTGCTGCTGCAGCGCACCGGTGTGCGCCGGCCACTGCCCGCCGCGCTCTTCGGGGCCTTCTCGCTGACCTGCGACATCGCCGCCGGGCGGGTGACCTTCGCGCTCGGCGCCATGTTCGCCCTGGCCGCGGTGGTGGTGGCCGGAGAGCAGCGGTCGGCGAACTGGTGGCGGGTCTCGGCGGTCGCTCTCTGCGCGCTGCTGGCCACCACGGCCAGCCCGGTGGCCGGTCTCTTCGTCGATGTGGCGGCGGCCGCGCTGCTGCTCACCAAGCGGTACCGGACCGGTTGGGCGATGGCCGTGCCGCCGCCGGTGGTGGTGCTGGGCACCGCCGCGCTCTTCCCCTTCTCCGGGGTCGACCCGATCTCCGCCTCCACCGCGATCTTCTCGGCGGGCACCGCGCTGGTGGTGGCGCTGCTGGTCCCCAAGGACTGGCGCGCGGTGCGCTTCGGCGCCCTGGTGTACGCGCTGGGCTCCGGGCTGACGCTGGCCTTCGAGACGCCGATCGGCATGAACGTCCAGCGCCTGGCGCTGATCTTCGGCGGCGTCGTGCTGCTGGCCGTGCTCAGCAACGAGCACTGGCGTCGCGTCCGGTCCTGGCGGCGGCTCACCGCCCTGATCGTCGGATTCGGGGTGTCGGTCTACTGGACCATCACCGCGAACATCGTCGGCATCCCGACGCCCACCCCGACCGGGCAGGCGGACGGGCTGATCGCCGAACTGCACCGGCTGAACGCCGAGCAGAGCCGCGTCGAGGCGGTCCCGATGCTCAACCACTACGAGTCCTGGCGGCTGGCCGACGCCGTCGAGCTGGCCCGCGGCTGGAACCGCCAGGCCGACGTGCAGCGCAACCCGCTCTTCTACGACAAGACCAACAAGCTGCTCACCCCGGCCGGCTACCACGACTGGCTGCAGCGCTGGGCGGTCGGCTACGTCGCGCTGCCCACCGGCCCCACCGACACCGCCGGCGTCGCCGAGGCCGCACTGGTCAGGACCGGCCCCAGCTGGCTGCAGGAGGTCTGGCACGACGACAACTGGCGGCTGTTCCGGTTCACCGACGCCCAGCCACTGGCCGCCGCGCCGGCCACCGTGCAGCGGGCGGACGCGGCGGGGATCCAGCTCACCGTCAGCGCCGCCGGCCCGGTGCAGCTGCGGGTCCCGTACTCGCCCTGGCTCACCGTGCACGGCCCGGGCGGCGCCTGCCTGAGCCAGGACGGGGACTGGACCAAGCTCACCGTGACCGCCCCGGGCGACTACCGCATCGACGCGCGCTACCAGCTGCCCAGGGGAAGCGCGTGCTGA
- a CDS encoding MarR family winged helix-turn-helix transcriptional regulator: MDATPPSLLELTTYLLAQTGRRARGRLAARLAERELRLWHLSVLAALADFGPHAQRELAERLGIDASDLVRLLDELSRTALVERTRSAADRRRMQVAITPAGRTALAELHAEAASVRDEVLAPLSAAEREQLHGLLLRVFLESDVPS; this comes from the coding sequence ATGGATGCCACACCCCCGAGCCTGCTCGAGCTCACCACCTACCTGCTCGCACAGACCGGTCGACGGGCCCGGGGGCGGCTCGCGGCCCGGCTCGCCGAGCGGGAGCTGCGCCTGTGGCACCTGTCGGTACTGGCCGCGCTCGCCGACTTCGGCCCGCACGCCCAGCGCGAGCTGGCCGAACGACTGGGCATCGACGCGAGCGACCTGGTGCGCCTGCTGGACGAGCTGAGCCGGACCGCCCTGGTCGAACGCACCCGCTCCGCCGCCGACCGCCGCCGGATGCAGGTCGCCATCACCCCGGCCGGCCGCACCGCTCTCGCCGAACTGCACGCCGAGGCGGCGAGCGTGCGGGACGAGGTGCTCGCCCCGCTGAGCGCGGCGGAGCGGGAGCAACTGCACGGACTCCTGCTGCGCGTGTTCTTGGAGAGCGATGTTCCGTCATGA
- a CDS encoding glyoxalase/bleomycin resistance/extradiol dioxygenase family protein — protein sequence MDALYPRLLVARFAECFRFYDAVLPELLGAVRQKGDEGGPYANWDVGGQAALVLFDRAALAATVGTGELPPVAPPAQDSAMLVSRVADVDVALAFCLAHGGTLVAAAVDRPEWGPTLRSAHLRDPEGRLIELQSY from the coding sequence TTGGACGCGCTCTATCCCCGCCTGCTGGTCGCCCGGTTCGCCGAGTGCTTCCGCTTCTACGACGCGGTGCTGCCCGAACTCCTGGGCGCGGTGCGACAGAAGGGCGACGAGGGCGGCCCGTACGCCAACTGGGACGTCGGCGGTCAGGCCGCCCTGGTGCTCTTCGACCGCGCCGCGCTGGCCGCCACGGTCGGCACCGGCGAGCTGCCGCCCGTCGCACCGCCCGCGCAGGACAGCGCGATGCTGGTCTCCCGGGTCGCGGACGTCGATGTGGCGCTCGCCTTCTGCCTGGCCCACGGCGGCACCCTGGTGGCGGCCGCAGTCGACCGCCCCGAGTGGGGGCCGACCCTGCGCTCGGCCCATCTGCGCGACCCCGAGGGCCGGTTGATCGAGCTGCAGTCTTATTAG
- a CDS encoding DJ-1/PfpI family protein — protein sequence MAVKVLLITGDAAESLEVLYPYQRLREEGYQVDIAAPSRKKLRFVVHDFEDGFDTYTEKPGYTWPADLAFSEVDPAQYVALVIPGGRAPEYLRNDADVQRITRHFFEAEKPVAQICHGPQITAAAGVLAGRTTAAYPALEPDVRAAGADYRDGEAVVDGVLVSARAWPDHPGWLRAFLEILRTKAPAA from the coding sequence ATGGCTGTGAAGGTGCTGCTCATCACCGGGGACGCCGCGGAGTCGCTGGAGGTGCTCTACCCGTACCAGCGGCTGCGCGAGGAGGGGTATCAGGTGGACATCGCCGCCCCGAGCCGGAAGAAGCTGCGCTTCGTGGTGCACGACTTCGAGGACGGCTTCGACACCTACACCGAGAAGCCCGGCTACACCTGGCCCGCCGACCTGGCCTTCAGCGAGGTCGACCCGGCCCAGTACGTGGCACTGGTGATCCCCGGCGGCCGGGCGCCCGAATACCTGCGCAACGATGCCGACGTGCAGCGGATCACCCGGCACTTCTTCGAGGCGGAGAAGCCGGTGGCGCAGATCTGCCACGGGCCGCAGATCACGGCGGCGGCCGGAGTGCTGGCGGGGCGCACCACCGCCGCGTACCCGGCGCTGGAGCCGGACGTGCGGGCGGCCGGGGCCGACTACCGGGACGGCGAGGCCGTGGTGGACGGCGTGCTGGTCTCGGCGCGCGCCTGGCCGGACCACCCGGGCTGGCTGCGGGCGTTCCTCGAGATCCTGCGGACCAAGGCCCCGGCGGCCTGA
- a CDS encoding Rieske (2Fe-2S) protein, which produces MTVPPPEEQPHRLDPDGAAAPPAFGQGDSRSTRRDCLRLLATVSGGLAVGSCVVAAGVLPRHGDGSADPLQVATQLGPGETVTFNYPTAHDPAIGIRLANGAVVGYSSICTHLACAVLWRPDHGAAGELYCPCHEGTFDVRTGDVTGGPPPRGLPKVVLVEDQAGGIWAIGTARSGESEEHGLCRQLRERDPQLADQAGCNEAPGAPASASASASATAVAST; this is translated from the coding sequence GTGACCGTCCCGCCCCCCGAGGAGCAGCCGCACCGGCTCGACCCGGACGGCGCCGCCGCACCCCCGGCCTTCGGCCAGGGCGACTCCCGCAGCACCCGCCGTGACTGCCTGCGCCTGCTCGCGACCGTCTCCGGCGGCCTCGCGGTCGGCTCCTGCGTGGTGGCCGCCGGCGTACTGCCCCGGCACGGCGACGGCAGTGCGGACCCGCTCCAGGTCGCCACCCAGCTCGGTCCCGGCGAGACCGTGACCTTCAACTACCCCACCGCGCATGACCCGGCGATCGGGATCCGGCTGGCCAACGGCGCGGTGGTCGGCTACTCGAGCATCTGCACCCACCTGGCCTGCGCGGTGCTCTGGCGCCCCGATCACGGCGCCGCCGGCGAGCTCTACTGTCCTTGCCACGAAGGCACCTTCGACGTGCGGACCGGCGACGTGACGGGTGGGCCGCCGCCGCGCGGGCTGCCGAAGGTGGTGCTGGTGGAGGACCAGGCCGGCGGCATCTGGGCGATCGGCACGGCCCGCTCCGGCGAGAGCGAGGAGCACGGCCTCTGCCGCCAGCTGCGCGAGCGCGACCCCCAGCTCGCCGATCAGGCCGGCTGCAACGAAGCACCCGGCGCCCCGGCCTCCGCGTCCGCGTCCGCCAGTGCGACTGCGGTGGCCAGCACATGA